The following DNA comes from Luteolibacter flavescens.
AATGCGAGGCCAGCATGCCGGACTTCAAGGTCACCGCGACCGAACTGGAGAAGAACGGCGTGGCCGTGGTGTCCCTGCTTGCAGAGTTCACCGCCGATGCCGCGAAGGACGCGAAGGAAGTTGTCAGCGGCCTTGGCGCGAAGCCTCCGGGGGCATGGCTGCAGGATCGCGAGAAGGACTCCTTCATGCGGAAGCTGCGCGTGCAGGACCTGCCTACGATGGTCCTCGTATCTCCTGACGGCAGCGTGATCTTCAACGGACATCCATCGGACGATGGACTGTGGAAATCCCTGTCGAAGCTCGCACCCGACCTGAAACGCCCCTCCATCGAAGGACATTGATCCCGACATCAACTACGATGGATATCGTAGAACAACATAAGGCATGTGAATTTCGTTAAGTGTTCCGAAAAATCCGTCAATTTGAACTTGACGTATTTGTGAACTACTACATTTATGGTGACACCATTTCGGCGACCATAAAATCATGGCACGAGCTACCCACCCCTCCAATCTTGAGCTTCAGGCTCTGTCCGTCTTGTGGCACGAGGGTCCATCTACGGTAAGTGCCGTACTTGAGAGTCTCCCGGACGGAAAGGACCGCGCCTACACGACAGTGCTGTCGGTATTGCAGAGTCTCGAACGCAAGAAGCTGGTCAAGCGTGTGCGCGACGGTCGCGCTCATGTCTATGAGGCCGCGTTCTCCCAGGACGTCATCGTGCGTCGTGCCGCGCACGACTTCCTTACCAATGCTTTCGGGGGCCGTCTCGGTGAGGCGATCCTCGCACTACTCTCCGCCGGGACTTTGACACCGGATGAGAAAACAAACATCGAACGCGAACTCAAACGACACAAAGCCATGGCTGCAAAGAAAACAGCGAAGAAGGCGGCCAAGAAGGTCGCCGCCAAGAAAGCCCCGGCCAAAAAGGCCGCCGCCAAAAAGGTAGCGAAGAAGGCTCCTGCCAAGAAAGCCGCTCCTGCCAAGAAGGCTGCCAAGGTCGCCAAGAAGGCCGCTCCTGCGAAGAAGGTTGCCAAGAAGGCCGCCAAGAAAGCTGCGAAGTCCGCCAAGAAGGCTGCCAAGAAGGTCGCAAAGAAGACCGTAGCGAAGAAGGCTGCAAAGGTCGCCAAGAAGGCCGCCCCTGCCAAGAAGGCTGCGAAGAAGGCCGCACCGGCAAAGAAGGCCCCTGCGAAGAAAGCCGCCAAGTCCGCCAAGAAAGCCGCTCCGGCAAAGAAGGCGCCTGCCAAAAAGGCCGCCAAGAAAGCCGCGAAAAAGGCCTAAGGTTCCCCATCCGCGCACAGATCCCCTCGCCCAGGGCGATGCGGCCTGTTCGCGTTGAGTTTCACTGTCTCAAACGGCGGGGAGCTGCGGCTCCCCGCCCTTTTGTTTCCCGGGTCTTTTCCCTGATCGAAAAAAGGTCCGCATTTCATCGAAAATTGGGTTGCATCCCCGCACCGGTCCACCCATTCTCCCGGCCCCGTCCGGGGGCACATGCGCGGTTAGCTCAGCGGTAGAGCACCACCTTGACACGGTGGGGGTCACTGGTTCGATCCCAGTATCGCGCACCATCCCCTTTCTTTCGTGACCGCCGCTCCCGACACTTCCCCGGAGCGCCTCGCCCTTCTACTGAGGCTGCTCGACGACGATTCCCCGCCAGTGCGGGCATCCGTGGAAGCCGCGCTCTCCGCCTACGATGGCGACGTGAGTGAATTGCTCGGCGAGATGAACATCGATCTCAGCGAGGCCGATCACGAGCTGCTCTCCCTGCTGCTGCTCCCTGCCCGGCGTGAACGCCTGCGCCGCGAATGGGTGGTCCCCGCCGGCGGTGCCGAAGCGGTGCAGGATGACTGGGATCAATTCGAAGCCCTGCTCCGTTCGCTATCCGACTATCTTCACGATGGCGTGACGATGAGACAGCCACTCGGCGATGCGCTCGATTT
Coding sequences within:
- a CDS encoding BlaI/MecI/CopY family transcriptional regulator, which codes for MARATHPSNLELQALSVLWHEGPSTVSAVLESLPDGKDRAYTTVLSVLQSLERKKLVKRVRDGRAHVYEAAFSQDVIVRRAAHDFLTNAFGGRLGEAILALLSAGTLTPDEKTNIERELKRHKAMAAKKTAKKAAKKVAAKKAPAKKAAAKKVAKKAPAKKAAPAKKAAKVAKKAAPAKKVAKKAAKKAAKSAKKAAKKVAKKTVAKKAAKVAKKAAPAKKAAKKAAPAKKAPAKKAAKSAKKAAPAKKAPAKKAAKKAAKKA